The sequence CGGATACGATGCGCTACAAATCTTATAAAGATATTGTGAAAATGCTTGATCAGCACGAGCAAGTGTATATAAAACCGACACAGGGTATGCAAGGACAAGGAATTAGAAGGGTAAAAAGAATAGACGGAGCGTTTATTCTTACCAATAATCGTAGTGATACGGTGGTTCTTAAGAATAAGAAAGAGCTGAAAAGGTATTGTAAAACACATCTCACCGATACGAACGGATATCTTTTACAACAAGGCATCTCTACTGCTTATAAACGAAAACACGCGGATTTCAGGTTCTATTTTCAAAAAAATAGAGAAAAGGAATGGATATGCCAAGGTGTAGTAGGTCGGGTGTCAAAGAAGAATAGTATTGTCACAAACTATAAACATTTATCTGGCTTGTACTCTGGCAAGAAGGCAATAAAGTTACTATTTGGCGTTACGAACCAAGAAGCAGAGCAGATTATTCAGCAAACTACTCAACAGTGTATATATGTCGGTGATCTTATTGATCAAAAAATAGGTCATTACGGAGATGTTGTCTTTGACATTATTCTTGATAAGAATAAACGAGCTTTGATTCTTGAAATTAATAACCGAATTTACGGTACAAAGAGCTTACGAAGGCTTAAAAAGCATAAAATGTTAAGAAAAATCAGGACAACCCCTATTGAATATGCCAAATCTCTTGCAGGCTTTTAGTTAACGCGAAATCATGGAAGGTACCCAAACCAAAGGTACCTTCTATTTCTATGTGGTTAGCTTTCCTAATCACAAACCTTTCATCCATACATCCTTTTATACATGATATATCTACTGGCTATCCTTTGAAATCCTCTTTCATATAACATTGTAAAAGCTCGGTCATTTGCACTAATAAAATCTCCTGTTCTTCCGCTTACACCACGTTTGAACACACAATCTACTAGTCTATGAAAGGCCATATCTTGATCTTCGATACTAAGAGTTGGATTCGTTTCTAGTTGAAATAAAATTATATTTTCCTGTCTATTAGTTCCTATATACGGCTTATAAAGGGCATAACCTAATGGAGTCCCTGCTTGATTAGCTATAATCATTGAAGACCCATTGAAAATATTTTCACACATTGACTCCCAAGCAACCTGATGATTATAGAAATCAAGACTTTTCACGTCTAATACAGTGCCTTTTGTTAGTATGTACTCCTCACCATTTATCTCATTCCCTTTACCATCAATTGAAAAGGAAACGGATGTATGAACAGTTTCATAGCCCCACCTTTCATACAAGGAAACAGCATGGATATTGTCCGTTATTACCTCTAAAGTTGCCATTTCGACTAACTCTTTTTGATAAATATCCATTGTTGCTTCCATGATTAATTTCCCGATTCCTCTACCTTGATAGTCAGGCGAAACACCAGTACCACCATTCCAGGCCATTTTGACACCATTAATCACCTTTACCGCATTAAAGACAAACCCAACAGGTCGATCCCCATCAAAAGCAATAAATGAGCAAGACGGTAGTAAATCCTTTTTTCCAATCATGGATGAAAGCTGATCCACAGTAATTTGAAAGTTCAAACTGTAATTAGAAAATGCTTCATTCCAGACACGATGTATTTCAGAAAATGTACAATCACTCATTTTTTTAACTTTTAACACATTACGTACCTTCCTTCTTCATCATAGTAGAACGACAATTAGGTCATCTCTTTTCTACCATCCAAAGTCGACAAGTGTATAAATAATAAAACCAAAAGATAGTAAGACGGAAAAACCTGTAAACACCATAGTGAGAGGTTCACGAGAACGGTGCTTCATCAGACGATATACTGAGTAAAGCGCTGTGACAAGCGTTTCAACAATCATCACCCGACGTATCCACATGACTCCATTCATAGTAGCCATCATATTCGTGCTTCCCCCTAATAACATGAGTAAACCCATATGAAGCCAATGATGAGAAGAAGCAATAAAAGATAGACCTATGGAAAAGAAAGATAGTGAAGCTTGACTTAGCTTAAAATTCATTCGATTTTCTCCTATTCTCTAATGCGCTAGTGAAAAGCTTAAAACCAGTTAAAATTTGGTGCTGATCTTCCTCTGATATACCCTTTAAAATAGATTCATAATAGAGAAGAGATTGCTCTCTTACCTTTTGAACCGAATTACGTCCCTTGGTCGTTAACGTAACAAAAACTTCACGGCGATTCTCCTCATTTACTGTTCTCGTTACAAACCCATTTTTCTCTAAGTTATCAATCAACCTACTAACAGAGCTTCTCTCTAAAAGCAATCGCTCTGCTAACTCACCTATCGTTAAAGCCCTATCCTCTAATTCCTGAAGAGAAAAAACTTGAGAGGTCGATAGCTGGAAACCACACGGTGTAACATTCTGATTTAAAAAACCAAATAAACGATAAAATTCCTGAACATATTGACGTAAATTCTTCATATCCTCCCGATTCAACTCTAACACCTACTCTCTTTTATATATGCACTATACAACAATTGTATAATACACATATTAGTCCTGTAAAATTTTTCAAAATGGGACATAGGGACAGGTACCTTGTCCCAAACTCATTTGCTAGGGACAGTGTACCTGTCCCTGTGTCCCAAAAGCATGGAGCCGGCCGGTTTATCTTGCTTCCGTTTGGAGGTAGTAGAACTGGTCCTTTTTTCTATAGCCAATCAATAGAGTACAACCAGTGCCTGTCATTCTTTAGATCTATGATTCTTTGAATACGAACCAATATTCCTAGTAATTTAAGACAACGACCTCCTACTTCTGTCCGAATTTTTTCAATTAACAATATTTTTACATTGGAAATATATTGAATTTACTTTTGCCTGTTATCTTTAAAACTAGATTTACTGCATTGCTTGTCCTCAAAAAAAT is a genomic window of Bacillus mesophilus containing:
- a CDS encoding MarR family winged helix-turn-helix transcriptional regulator: MKNLRQYVQEFYRLFGFLNQNVTPCGFQLSTSQVFSLQELEDRALTIGELAERLLLERSSVSRLIDNLEKNGFVTRTVNEENRREVFVTLTTKGRNSVQKVREQSLLYYESILKGISEEDQHQILTGFKLFTSALENRRKSNEF
- a CDS encoding GNAT family N-acetyltransferase, whose protein sequence is MLKVKKMSDCTFSEIHRVWNEAFSNYSLNFQITVDQLSSMIGKKDLLPSCSFIAFDGDRPVGFVFNAVKVINGVKMAWNGGTGVSPDYQGRGIGKLIMEATMDIYQKELVEMATLEVITDNIHAVSLYERWGYETVHTSVSFSIDGKGNEINGEEYILTKGTVLDVKSLDFYNHQVAWESMCENIFNGSSMIIANQAGTPLGYALYKPYIGTNRQENIILFQLETNPTLSIEDQDMAFHRLVDCVFKRGVSGRTGDFISANDRAFTMLYERGFQRIASRYIMYKRMYG
- a CDS encoding YheC/YheD family protein, which translates into the protein MKFKILDTKSKKDRIILSEEFVRKYNLSSDSVTLQIGQWSRTFPIVISSKLSPTNIKLPKREIPFTLPSSLRYEVKVEKDVIHLGPLIGLLVKRKDNFTSKSFNKYTKRLRNYKDINGIVFVCSEAGIDTDNQTITGYYYVQKNKKKSKWEKGTFPYPDSMFKRVKINTSLLKEIQYSMGNTIFNSRVFNKQKLWEVCSEDSQAKTLVPDTMRYKSYKDIVKMLDQHEQVYIKPTQGMQGQGIRRVKRIDGAFILTNNRSDTVVLKNKKELKRYCKTHLTDTNGYLLQQGISTAYKRKHADFRFYFQKNREKEWICQGVVGRVSKKNSIVTNYKHLSGLYSGKKAIKLLFGVTNQEAEQIIQQTTQQCIYVGDLIDQKIGHYGDVVFDIILDKNKRALILEINNRIYGTKSLRRLKKHKMLRKIRTTPIEYAKSLAGF